In Candidatus Methylomirabilis sp., the genomic stretch CGAGGAGCTGGAGCCCGATCGGCAGCCCTTCTTTGGTGAACCCGCAGGGGACCGAGATCCCCGGGACCCCCGCCAGGTTCGCCGAGATGGTGAAGATGTCCGAGAGGTACATGGTGAGGGGGTCCGCCGTCTTCTCCCCGAGGCGGAACGCCGCCGTCGGGGAGGTCGGGGTCACGATGACGTCGCACCGCTTGAAGGCGGCGAGGAAGTCCTGCCGGATGAGGGTGCGGACCTTCAGGGCCTTCAGGTAGTAGGCATCGTAGTAGCCGGCCGAAAGGGCGTACGTCCCCAGCATGATCCGGCGCCGCACCTCGGGCCCGAACCCCTCCCGCCGCGTCTGCTGGTACATCTCGATGAGATCCCGCCCCTTCGCCGAGCGGTAGCCGTACTTGACCCCATCGTAGCGGGCGAGATTGCTCGAGGCCTCGGCGGTCGCCACCAAGTAGTAGGTCCCCACAGCGTAGGCCGTGTGGGGCAGGCTCACCTTCTCCGGGCGCGCCCCCAGCCCCTCCAGGACCCGGATCGCCTCCCGCACCGCGCCCTCCACCTCCGGGTCCATCCCCTCGATGAAGTACTCATCCGGGATCCCCACTCGCAGGCCCTGGATTGGCTCCCGGAGGGCGGCCCGGTAGTCCGGGACCGGGACGTCCGCCGAGGTGGAATCCCGAGGGTCCCGGCCCGCGATGACCTGCAGCAAGAGGGCGGCGTCCTCCACGTCCTTCGTCAGGGGACCGACCTGGTCCAGGGAGGAGGCGAAGGCGACCAGGCCGTACCGGGAAACGCGGCCGTACGTCGGCTTGAGGCCCACGACGCCGCAGAGGCTGGCCGGCTGCCGGATCGAGCCGCCGGTGTCGGTGCCGAGAGCGCCCGCCGCCTCGTCGGCCGCCGTCGCCGCCGCCGAGCCGCCGCTGGAGCCTCCCGGAACCCTCCCCAGATCCCAGGGGTTCGCCGTCGGGTGAAAACCGGAGTTCTCCGTGGAGGAGCCCATGGCGAACTCGTCCATGTTGGCCTTCCCGAGGAAGACCGCCCCGGCGGCCCGCAATCGGCTCACGACCGTGGCGTCATACGGGGGGACGAAGGGCTCGAGGACCTTCGAGCCGCAGGTGGTCCGGATCCCCTTCGTGCACAGGACGTCCTTCAGGGCGAGCGGGATGCCCGCCAGGGGACCCAGGCGGTCGCCGGCCTTCCGGGTCCTGTCCACCGCCTCGGCCTGGGCGAGCGCCTGGTCGCCGGTCACGGTCAGGTACGCGCGGACCCGCGGCTCCACCTGCCCGATCCGGTCGAGGTAGGCGCGCGTCGCCTCCCCCGCAGAGACCTTCCCGGCCCCGAGGGAATCCCGCAGCTCATGGATGGTCAGCCCGATCAGGTCCACCACTGCTCCACCCTACTGTTCGATGATCCGGGGGACCCGGAAGAACCCCTCGTGTCTGTCCGGCGCGTTTTCCAGCGCTTCCTCCCGGGAAAGCGAAGGGACGACCGCATCATCCCGGAAGACATTCGTCATGGGGATCACGTGGGAGGTGGGCTCGACGGCGGCCGTGTCGAGTTGGTTCAGTTTCTCGATGTAGCCTAGGATCCGATCGAGCTGGCTCCGCATCTGCTCCTTTTCCTCCCCGGAGAGGGCCAGGCGGGCCAGCCGCGCGACGTGTTCCACCTCTTGGAGGGTAATCTTCATCGTGGACCCCCGCAGGGCCTGCACCGTGAACCGGAGAAGTTCCCTCGACGGGCAAAGTCTGCCTTATTTTACTCTCAGTAGGCGTGAGCGTAAACAGGCAGGTAAGCAGGCGTGAGCTGGAGCCGTCCTCAGGCTCGCGTCAGGTTGGCGTATTTGACCT encodes the following:
- the gatA gene encoding Asp-tRNA(Asn)/Glu-tRNA(Gln) amidotransferase subunit GatA — translated: MDLIGLTIHELRDSLGAGKVSAGEATRAYLDRIGQVEPRVRAYLTVTGDQALAQAEAVDRTRKAGDRLGPLAGIPLALKDVLCTKGIRTTCGSKVLEPFVPPYDATVVSRLRAAGAVFLGKANMDEFAMGSSTENSGFHPTANPWDLGRVPGGSSGGSAAATAADEAAGALGTDTGGSIRQPASLCGVVGLKPTYGRVSRYGLVAFASSLDQVGPLTKDVEDAALLLQVIAGRDPRDSTSADVPVPDYRAALREPIQGLRVGIPDEYFIEGMDPEVEGAVREAIRVLEGLGARPEKVSLPHTAYAVGTYYLVATAEASSNLARYDGVKYGYRSAKGRDLIEMYQQTRREGFGPEVRRRIMLGTYALSAGYYDAYYLKALKVRTLIRQDFLAAFKRCDVIVTPTSPTAAFRLGEKTADPLTMYLSDIFTISANLAGVPGISVPCGFTKEGLPIGLQLLGQPFDEARLLRAAYAYEQAAPWRKRKPNL
- the gatC gene encoding Asp-tRNA(Asn)/Glu-tRNA(Gln) amidotransferase subunit GatC, which produces MKITLQEVEHVARLARLALSGEEKEQMRSQLDRILGYIEKLNQLDTAAVEPTSHVIPMTNVFRDDAVVPSLSREEALENAPDRHEGFFRVPRIIEQ